The Streptomyces sp. NBC_01463 DNA window CCAGGTCCCCGGTGATGCCGGCGTCGACGAGCGGCTCGCGATGGTGGGCCGCGTCATGCGGCTCGTGACCGGGTCCGGCGTCGACGCGCGCCGCTGACGGACTCCGGGCGCACCGCACCGGGAGTCCGCCGGCGGCTCCGCCCGCCGCGCGTCCGTCAGCGGTGCGGGTGGCCCTTGTGCCCGGACGCCTTCACGGTCCAGGTCAGGCGCTCGGTGGCCTCGGCGCGCACCTGGGGATCGCGGATCGACGCGGACCTGTCCGCGGACTCGACCGTGACGGTGTGCGTCCTGCCGTCCGCGGGAACGCCCAGTGCGGCGGGGACGGCGGCGGTGAGACCCTGCGCCCGCTTCACCCGTGCACCGTCGACGTACCAGCGCAGCTCCGGCGCGGCGAGGCCGGTGAGCGCGGCCCGGGAGACCTTGAGGCGCGTGGTCCTGAGGATGGCGCTGCCCGTGGCGGTCCCGCTGCTCAGCGCGTTGGCCTCGCGGTAGAAGCCGGCGATCATGGCCTCGCGCCCGGGGAGGTTGAAGTCCCTGACGTCCAGGGCCCGCATGAGGGAGTTGGCGGTCGGGCGGTAGATCCCGAAGGGGTAGTAGCTGCTGCCCTCGTACGTGCCCACGGTGCCGCCCGTGGGGTCGGTCTCGCCGAGCCAGCGGTACCACTTGCTCCGGTTGGCGGCCATCTGCTCCGCCGTGAAGACACTGGAGTTGATGTCGGGCACCTCGCCGCCCGACCAGGTGCCGTAGCTGTCGTACGTGTACTCGTCCGCGAGGAGGCCCACCGAGTGGGCGATCTCGTGGGCGGCGATCATGCTCGACTGCGCGTTGTCCGAGGAGAGGGTGGAGACGCCGTCGAACGGGTAACCCTCCGCCTCCAGGCCGGAGTAGCCGGCGCCGCCGTACTTGGTGGAGTGGGAGATGACGATGACCAGGTCGGCCTCGGGGGCCTTCGCGGCGTAGGAGGCGACCTTGTCGATGTCCGCGCAGATCAGCCG harbors:
- a CDS encoding M64 family metallopeptidase translates to MRTRRTAAISVGVALAAVMGAALAAPAAAVDPEPVQEQRLGVEYFPEPGGEGRRTEVPVNTDHATGRSAARSAAPTAGTTDGEVGELSVTGPSADRLDVVIVGDGYTAGEQDAFHTAAAAKWADITGIEPYASYQGLMNVWTVDAVSAESGITGDPTADVTRNTALGSYFWCSETERLICADIDKVASYAAKAPEADLVIVISHSTKYGGAGYSGLEAEGYPFDGVSTLSSDNAQSSMIAAHEIAHSVGLLADEYTYDSYGTWSGGEVPDINSSVFTAEQMAANRSKWYRWLGETDPTGGTVGTYEGSSYYPFGIYRPTANSLMRALDVRDFNLPGREAMIAGFYREANALSSGTATGSAILRTTRLKVSRAALTGLAAPELRWYVDGARVKRAQGLTAAVPAALGVPADGRTHTVTVESADRSASIRDPQVRAEATERLTWTVKASGHKGHPHR